CGCCGAACGTATAAAAGAAGCGCGTGAGTTAGGGGATCTTTCTGAAAACAGCGAATACGAAGAAGCAAAAAATGAACAAGGTAAAATTGATTCAAGAATAAAAGAAATTGACTACATATTAGATCATGCAGAGATAATTGAAGAAGATAATCAAGATGATTCTAAAGTTAGTTTAGGAAGAAAAATAAAAATAAAGGATTATAGCCTGAACAAAGAGCAGGAATTCTTACTGGTAACTCCACAAGAAGCCAATCTTAAAGAAGGTAAAATCAGCATAGATTCTCCTATTGGAAAAGCAATATTAGGAAGACGAAAAGGTGAATTTATTAATTTAAAAACTGGAAGAGGAGAAATTAAAAAAATAAAAATAGAAGAAGTCAATAATCGTTAATTAATCAAAAAATACTCTATAAACTTTATAAACAAAAATTTTCTAAAAATAAGGTTTTGAATTTAAAATGGGTCCAGGGCGGAGCCCTCTCCTTTTTCGGTACAAGTACCGAAAAGTTAAAAAATTCAGATAGTACTTTAGAAATAATAATTTTCTAAAAATAAGGTTTTGAATTTAAAATGGGTCCAGGGTGGAGCCCTCTCCCCCTCTTGGTACAAGTACCGAAAAGTTAAAAGAATTAAATTGAAACTTTAGAAATAATGATTTTCTAAAAATAAGGTTTTGAATTTAAAATGGGTTCAGGGCGGAGCCCCTCTCCCCTCTTTCGCTACAAGTACTGAAAAGTTAAAAAATTCAGATAGTACTTTAGAAATAATGATTTTCTGAAAATAAGGTTTTGAATTTAAAATGGGTTCAGGGCGGAGCCCCTCTCCCCTCTTTCGCTACAAGTACCGAAAAGTTAAAAAATTCAGATCGTACTTTAGAAATAATGATTTTCTAAAAATAAGGTTTTGAATTTAAAATGGGTCCAGGGCGGAGCCCTCCCTCCCCTTCCTTGGCTACAAGTAACAAAAAAGGTACATAAATTAGGGATTAGAAGTGAAGTGAGAAGGTATTTTATAAAAAATTAAATCTAAAACATATATAAAATATAGATTTTAAAATTTTTAAAGATAGCAAGAATAAGAATTACCAATATAGGAGGCAAAAGATGGATCTGAGAAAACAAAGATTAGCTCAAATAAATGAACTCAGACAAAAAGGATACGAACCATATAAATATAGATTTAAAAAAGATTACAATGCTCAACAAATAAAAAAGTTATTTGACAACAAAATAAGGCCAGAACAACAATTGCCTGATGAAATCTTTAATTTTGCTGGAAGAATAATGACTTTAAGAAAACATGGTAAATCCACTTTTATCGACGTTAAAGATGATACAGGAAGAATTCAAGTTTACGTAAGATTAGACCAAATTGGAAAAGAAAATTATGAATTTTTTAAAGAATACATAGACACAGGCGATTGGATAGGCATTAAAGGGTACCCTTTTAAAACAAAAACAGGGGAGTTAACGCTATTAGCGCTTGAAATCGAATTACTTTCAAAAGCTATTAGACCATTGCCCGAAAAATGGCATGGTTTAAAAGACAAAGAAATTAGATATAGGCAAAGATACGTTGACATGATTGCTAACGATAATGTAATAAAAACTTTTCAAACAAGATTTTTAATAATAAGGTATATAAGAGAATATTTAAATGAAAAAGGGTTTTTAGAAGTTGAAACACCTGTCCTTCAAACAGTTATGGGAGGAGCCAATGCAAGACCTTTTATTACTCATTTGAATGTTTTTGATATAGATATGTACTTAAGAATAGCAACAGAATTACATCTTAAACGTTTAGTTGTTGGGGGAATGGAAAAGATATACGAAATAGGAAAGATATTTAGAAATGAAGGAGTTTCAAACAAACACAACCCTGAATTCACATCTATAGAACTTTATCAAGCTTTTGCTGATTACCAAGATATTATGAATCTCACGGAAGATTTACTATACCAAGTTACAAAAAAGATTCACGGTAGTGCAAAGATTACTTATCAAGGACAAGAGATAGATTTTACTCCTCCTTTTAAAAGAGTTAAGATGAGAGAATTTATTAAAGAACATTTAGGAATAGACATAGTTGAATCTTCTGACCAAGAATTAAAGAACTTTCTTAAAAATAAAGGTGAACAAGTCGAAATAGAAGACAGATATCATT
Above is a genomic segment from Petrotoga sp. 9PWA.NaAc.5.4 containing:
- the greA gene encoding transcription elongation factor GreA, with the protein product MSEEIYKLTREGYEKLKKEREELKRKLMGEIAERIKEARELGDLSENSEYEEAKNEQGKIDSRIKEIDYILDHAEIIEEDNQDDSKVSLGRKIKIKDYSLNKEQEFLLVTPQEANLKEGKISIDSPIGKAILGRRKGEFINLKTGRGEIKKIKIEEVNNR
- the lysS gene encoding lysine--tRNA ligase; translation: MDLRKQRLAQINELRQKGYEPYKYRFKKDYNAQQIKKLFDNKIRPEQQLPDEIFNFAGRIMTLRKHGKSTFIDVKDDTGRIQVYVRLDQIGKENYEFFKEYIDTGDWIGIKGYPFKTKTGELTLLALEIELLSKAIRPLPEKWHGLKDKEIRYRQRYVDMIANDNVIKTFQTRFLIIRYIREYLNEKGFLEVETPVLQTVMGGANARPFITHLNVFDIDMYLRIATELHLKRLVVGGMEKIYEIGKIFRNEGVSNKHNPEFTSIELYQAFADYQDIMNLTEDLLYQVTKKIHGSAKITYQGQEIDFTPPFKRVKMREFIKEHLGIDIVESSDQELKNFLKNKGEQVEIEDRYHYIDKVWDMVEDKIIQPTFVIDYPIELSPLAKRKKDDPRLTERFELIVNGSEIANAFSELNDPQDQFERFKEQMKLKELGDEEAQMMDLDFIRALEYALPPTGGLGIGIDRFCMLLTDTPTIRDIISFPIVKPMSFEDEESIMQEEDKKE